Proteins encoded in a region of the Triticum dicoccoides isolate Atlit2015 ecotype Zavitan chromosome 3A, WEW_v2.0, whole genome shotgun sequence genome:
- the LOC119270086 gene encoding probable histone acetyltransferase HAC-like 1 → MNRLGGSGIGGADVPPLQHQRREDVMGLGDPMLVALRNNYRQRILYEGKRVPADWQRGLPELARRVEKVLFEKHPNKWEYYNMTNGPVEPHFEFAVTSLAQIQRQRASSTAYAHGGMIPAPGVTQGDTSNELVNTLLSLGINSSDDLSKVSNSNLAIRAPVKKEVSEEPKFSCPFCFDELVDASSTICGHIFCHKCIKFSVQAQNRCPACWRGLTMNSFHRVYLPATMD, encoded by the exons ATGAATCGGTTGGGCGGCAGTGGCATTGGCGGCGCCGATGTGCCACCGCTGCAGCATCAGCGGAGGGAGGATGTGATGGGCCTTGGCGATCCCATGCTAGTGGCGCTGCGCAACAATTACCGCCAGAGGAT ATTATATGAAGGAAAGAGGGTACCTGCTGACTGGCAGCGGGGGCTGCCGGAACTTGCTAGGCGGGTCGAGAAAGTCTTGTTTGAGAAACACCCAAACAAG TGGGAGTACTACAACATGACGAATGGACCAGTTGAGCCACATTTCGAGTTTGCTGTGACCTCGCTTGCTCAGATTCAGAGGCAGAGAGCATCTTCCACTGCGTATGCTCATGGGGGCATGATACCGGCACCTGGTGTCACGCAAG GGGATACCTCCAACGAGCTTGTGAACACACTACTATCTCTGGGGATAAACTCTAGCGATGACCTCTCAAAAGTGTCGAACAGCAACTTG GCAATCCGTGCACCTGTTAAGAAGGAGGTCTCAGAGGAACCAAAGTTCAGCTGTCCATTCTGCTTCGACGAGCTGGTCGATGCGTCATCAACTATCTGCGGCCACATCTTCTGCCACAAGTGCATCAAGTTCTCCGTCCAGGCTCAGAACAGGTGCCCTGCCTGCTGGAGGGGACTCACCATGAACAGCTTCCACCGCGTCTACCTCCCTGCTACCATGGACTAA